From the genome of Haemophilus parainfluenzae, one region includes:
- a CDS encoding integration host factor subunit alpha: MATITKIDITEYLLDKYQLQKAEAKALVEDFFEEIRLSLESGGEVKLSGFGNFELRNKASRPGRNPKTGESIPVSARRVVAFKPGQKLRARVENTKSKQ; encoded by the coding sequence ATGGCAACGATTACAAAAATTGATATTACTGAATACTTATTAGATAAGTATCAATTACAAAAAGCGGAAGCTAAAGCATTAGTGGAAGACTTTTTTGAGGAAATTCGTTTATCGTTAGAATCTGGTGGTGAAGTGAAATTATCCGGTTTTGGTAATTTTGAACTTCGTAATAAAGCTTCCCGTCCAGGGCGTAATCCAAAAACAGGTGAAAGCATTCCTGTTTCTGCGCGCCGTGTAGTGGCATTCAAGCCAGGGCAGAAATTACGTGCTCGCGTGGAAAATACCAAGTCAAAACAATAG
- a CDS encoding C40 family peptidase: MNKIKCAFLVAGSFLLFACSSGVREEYAMNYKGQIGDPIIAIAMLSEQQYEWAGTPYVLGGQSRGGIDCSGFVQKTFIDRFNINLPRTTKDQAGYGKLVRKEDIQTGDLIFFKTGRGPNGYHVGIYVKEDKFLHASTKGGVIYSSMNSPYWKKAFWQVRRV; encoded by the coding sequence ATGAATAAGATTAAATGTGCTTTTTTAGTCGCAGGAAGTTTTTTGCTTTTTGCTTGTTCAAGTGGTGTTCGTGAAGAATATGCTATGAACTATAAAGGTCAGATTGGAGATCCGATTATAGCGATTGCTATGTTAAGTGAACAACAATATGAATGGGCGGGTACACCTTATGTGTTAGGTGGGCAGTCTCGTGGTGGTATTGATTGTTCTGGTTTTGTGCAAAAGACCTTTATTGATCGTTTTAATATCAACCTTCCTCGAACAACGAAAGATCAAGCGGGTTACGGAAAACTTGTTCGTAAAGAAGATATCCAAACAGGCGATTTAATTTTCTTTAAAACGGGACGCGGACCAAATGGCTATCATGTGGGGATTTATGTGAAAGAAGATAAATTTTTACACGCTTCAACTAAAGGTGGCGTGATTTATTCTTCGATGAATAGCCCTTATTGGAAAAAAGCTTTTTGGCAAGTTAGACGAGTATAG